A window of Mixophyes fleayi isolate aMixFle1 chromosome 10, aMixFle1.hap1, whole genome shotgun sequence contains these coding sequences:
- the ZNRD2 gene encoding protein ZNRD2, with product MALQGDDDTWSPPSESDMKILRARRERQDRISRLMGDYLLKGYRMLGDSCDTCGTILLQDRQKKLLCVSCQDLDSDTEKDNPVLNPQAALSQVREHQLPLQENHVHDPPTAAIPRTNFDPAPINPVTSPIVPDPILSAETALLEKISWASHQLRESSSVEYSSQLCALIGTCAESLRSLRDLHH from the exons ATGGCTTTACAGG GTGATGATGATACATGGTCTCCCCCATCTGAGTCAGATATGAAAATTTTAAGAGCACGGCGAGAGCGTCAGGATAGGATTAGCCGATTGATGGGAGATTACCTGTTGAAGGGATACAGAATGCTTGGAGACAGTTGTGATACATGTGGG ACAATACTATTACAggacagacaaaaaaaattactCTGCGTCTCTTGCCAAGATCTTGATTCTGATACTGAAAAGGACAACCCAG TCCTCAATCCTCAGGCGGCTCTGTCTCAGGTGCGAGAGCATCAACTGCCTCTTCAGGAGAACCATGTTCATGACCCCCCAACTGCTGCAATACCGAGAACAAACTTTGATCCTGCTCCTATAAACCCTGTTACATCTCCTATTGTCCCTGATCCTATCCTTTCGGCTGAGACCGCACTTCTGGAGAAGATTAGCTGGGCTTCTCATCAACTCAGAGAAAGTTCTTCTGTGGAATATAGCTCCCAGCTATGTGCACTTATTGGCACTTGTGCTGAGAGCTTGCGCTCTCTTCGAGATCTCCACCACTGA